Proteins from one Mycobacterium sp. EPa45 genomic window:
- the nucS gene encoding endonuclease NucS: MRLVIAQCTVDYLGRLTAHLPSARRLLLIKADGSVSIHADDRAYKPLNWMSPPCWLTEEAKDDSLPVWVVENKAGEQLRITLESIEHDSSHELGIDPGLVKDGVEAHLQKLLAEHIELLGDGYTLVRREFMTAIGPVDILCRDSEGRTVAVEIKRRGEIDGVEQLTRYLELLNRDSLLAPVSGVFAAQQIKPQARTLATDRGIRCLTLDYDVMRGMDSDEFRLF, translated from the coding sequence GTGCGCCTCGTGATCGCCCAATGCACCGTCGACTACCTCGGCCGCCTCACCGCTCATCTGCCCTCGGCTCGCCGGCTGCTGCTGATCAAGGCCGACGGCTCGGTCAGCATCCACGCCGACGACCGCGCCTACAAGCCGCTGAACTGGATGAGCCCGCCCTGTTGGCTGACCGAGGAGGCGAAGGATGATTCTTTGCCAGTGTGGGTAGTCGAGAACAAGGCCGGTGAGCAGCTGCGGATCACGCTCGAGAGCATCGAGCACGACTCCAGTCACGAGCTCGGTATTGATCCGGGGCTGGTGAAGGACGGCGTCGAAGCCCACCTGCAGAAGCTGCTGGCCGAGCACATCGAGCTGCTGGGCGACGGCTACACCCTGGTCCGCCGGGAGTTCATGACCGCCATCGGCCCGGTCGACATCCTGTGCCGCGACAGCGAGGGCCGCACGGTGGCGGTGGAGATCAAGCGGCGCGGGGAGATCGACGGCGTGGAGCAGCTGACGCGCTACCTCGAATTGCTCAACCGCGACAGCCTGCTGGCGCCGGTCAGTGGGGTGTTCGCCGCCCAGCAGATCAAGCCGCAAGCCCGCACACTGGCCACCGATCGCGGGATTCGTTGTCTCACTTTGGATTACGACGTCATGCGCGGGATGGACAGCGACGAGTTCCGGCTCTTCTGA
- a CDS encoding HD domain-containing protein — MTVNDVAAWDIPESDICSAALQLVTEVSPAFLTNHCIRSYLFGRELAAADGLRAGVDYDDELVFLSCVLHDLGITAYGGGDQRFEVDGADAAARFLGERGVEDDAVRTVWQSIALHTSVGLAHRFGPVHAVSHLGIALDINGFDKQKLSPGFAERVHTAWPRHDLGYAIADAIARDTRTNPMKAPPLSFPEHVHHLISGAPAPTFFDLIGASGWGDRPLQKAGR, encoded by the coding sequence ATGACCGTCAACGACGTAGCCGCCTGGGACATCCCGGAGTCCGATATCTGCTCAGCCGCATTGCAATTGGTGACCGAGGTCTCCCCTGCGTTTCTGACCAACCACTGCATCCGCAGCTATCTGTTCGGCCGCGAGCTCGCCGCCGCCGACGGCTTGCGCGCCGGGGTGGATTACGACGACGAACTGGTGTTCCTCAGCTGTGTCCTTCATGACCTCGGCATCACCGCCTATGGCGGTGGCGACCAACGTTTCGAAGTCGACGGGGCCGATGCGGCAGCGCGCTTCCTGGGCGAACGCGGAGTCGAGGACGACGCGGTGCGCACCGTATGGCAATCGATCGCCCTACACACCAGCGTGGGCCTGGCGCATCGGTTCGGACCCGTCCACGCGGTATCGCATCTCGGGATTGCCCTGGACATCAACGGATTCGACAAGCAGAAGTTGTCACCGGGATTCGCCGAGCGGGTACACACCGCCTGGCCGCGCCACGACCTGGGTTACGCAATCGCCGACGCGATCGCGCGCGACACCCGAACCAACCCGATGAAGGCGCCTCCCCTGTCGTTCCCCGAGCATGTGCACCACCTGATCAGCGGGGCGCCGGCACCCACCTTCTTCGACCTGATCGGTGCATCGGGCTGGGGCGATCGACCGCTGCAGAAGGCCGGTCGCTAG
- a CDS encoding methylated-DNA--[protein]-cysteine S-methyltransferase, giving the protein MRYRIIDSPVGPLTLAGTGSTLRHLRMVDQTHEPDRSDWAQSDDEIFADAVEQLAAYFAGELTEFELDLDLAGTEFQRKVWAALRTIPYGETRSYGEIAMQIGSPGASRAVGLANGRNPIGIIVPCHRVIGSTGGLTGYGGGIDRKRKLLALEKSRMAADLSLFD; this is encoded by the coding sequence ATGCGATACCGAATCATCGACAGCCCGGTGGGACCGCTGACCCTGGCCGGCACGGGATCGACGCTGCGGCATCTGCGGATGGTGGACCAGACCCACGAGCCGGATCGTTCCGACTGGGCGCAGTCCGATGACGAGATCTTCGCCGATGCGGTCGAGCAGCTCGCGGCGTACTTCGCCGGCGAGCTGACCGAATTCGAGCTCGACCTGGACCTCGCCGGAACGGAATTCCAGCGGAAAGTCTGGGCAGCGCTGCGCACCATCCCTTATGGCGAGACACGGTCGTACGGCGAAATTGCGATGCAAATCGGGTCACCGGGCGCATCGCGAGCGGTGGGATTGGCCAACGGACGTAATCCGATTGGCATTATCGTGCCGTGCCATCGAGTCATCGGTTCAACCGGCGGATTGACCGGATATGGCGGCGGAATTGATCGAAAGCGCAAACTCCTGGCATTGGAGAAAAGCCGCATGGCGGCCGATTTATCGCTATTCGATTGA
- a CDS encoding hemolysin III family protein, whose protein sequence is MIFDEATPPLLPSATTGNEAIVEILGTPRVRGWIHLTSAVVAIIASAALVRAAFAAASPNAAWATTLYTTTIVAMFGVSATYHLVRWRSPRALKWMKRADHSMIFLFIVGTYFPVAVLAMPPQTATRALTIVCVGAAAGITLKMLWPSAPRWIGVPLYLMLGYAALGYARVLLDGAGLTVVGLLIAGGVLYNIGAVLFWLRWPNPWPASFGYHEFFHAFTAAAATCHYVAIWIIVAGLALS, encoded by the coding sequence GTGATATTCGACGAAGCCACGCCGCCACTGCTGCCATCGGCGACGACCGGAAACGAGGCCATCGTCGAGATCCTCGGGACACCGAGGGTCCGCGGCTGGATTCACTTGACCTCGGCCGTTGTCGCCATCATCGCCAGCGCGGCGCTGGTGCGAGCTGCCTTCGCCGCGGCGTCGCCGAACGCAGCATGGGCGACAACGCTTTACACCACCACCATCGTCGCCATGTTCGGCGTGAGCGCGACCTACCACCTCGTACGGTGGCGCTCACCACGAGCGCTGAAATGGATGAAGCGCGCCGATCACTCGATGATCTTCCTGTTCATCGTCGGCACCTACTTCCCTGTCGCGGTCCTGGCGATGCCACCACAGACCGCTACCCGGGCGCTGACGATCGTGTGTGTCGGCGCCGCGGCAGGCATCACGCTCAAGATGCTGTGGCCCTCGGCGCCGAGATGGATTGGCGTGCCGCTGTATTTGATGCTCGGCTACGCCGCGCTCGGCTATGCCCGGGTGCTGCTCGACGGCGCCGGACTGACGGTCGTCGGCCTCCTCATCGCAGGCGGGGTGCTGTACAACATCGGCGCTGTGCTCTTTTGGCTGCGCTGGCCCAACCCGTGGCCCGCGTCGTTCGGTTATCACGAGTTCTTTCACGCGTTCACCGCCGCTGCAGCGACATGCCATTACGTCGCGATCTGGATCATCGTGGCCGGCCTCGCGCTGTCCTGA
- the mce gene encoding methylmalonyl-CoA epimerase — protein MWLGYLCVMTAEQVDARPVLASALVTAVDHVGIAVPDLDAAIQWYHEHLGMILVHEEINTDQGIREAMLSLKNAAPDCAQIQLMAPLDETSTIAKFIDKRGPGIQQMAYRVSDLDAISEQLRGQGVRLIYDAPRRGTANSRINFIHPKDAGGVLVELVEPASSH, from the coding sequence ATGTGGTTAGGTTACCTTTGCGTTATGACCGCTGAGCAAGTTGACGCCCGTCCAGTCCTGGCCAGTGCGCTCGTCACCGCCGTCGACCATGTCGGCATCGCGGTGCCGGATCTCGATGCGGCCATCCAGTGGTACCACGAGCACCTCGGCATGATCTTGGTGCACGAGGAGATCAACACCGATCAGGGCATTCGCGAGGCCATGCTGTCGCTGAAGAACGCCGCCCCCGACTGCGCCCAGATCCAGCTGATGGCACCGCTCGACGAGACCTCGACGATCGCCAAGTTCATCGACAAGCGCGGCCCCGGGATCCAGCAGATGGCCTATCGGGTCAGCGATCTGGATGCCATCTCCGAGCAGCTGCGCGGGCAGGGCGTCCGGTTGATCTATGACGCGCCGCGGCGCGGAACCGCGAACTCGCGAATCAACTTCATCCACCCGAAGGATGCCGGCGGCGTCCTGGTGGAACTCGTCGAGCCGGCCTCGTCGCACTAG
- a CDS encoding cob(I)yrinic acid a,c-diamide adenosyltransferase: MAVHLTRIYTRTGDDGTSGLSDFSRVEKNDPRLVAYADCDEANAALGVAVALGQPGDELRKVLVQIQNDLFDAGADLSTPVVENPEYPPLRITAPYVERLEAWCDHYNENLPALTSFILPGGTALSALLHVARTVTRRAERSAWVAVKAYPDTISPLPARYLNRLSDLLFILSRVANPEGDVLWQPGGAKAEGPTQK; encoded by the coding sequence ATGGCAGTGCACTTGACCCGCATTTATACCCGGACCGGCGACGACGGGACGTCGGGACTGAGTGATTTCTCACGGGTGGAGAAGAACGACCCGCGGCTGGTCGCGTACGCCGACTGTGACGAGGCCAACGCCGCGCTGGGAGTGGCCGTTGCGCTGGGCCAACCCGGCGACGAGCTGCGCAAAGTGCTGGTGCAGATCCAGAACGACCTGTTCGACGCCGGCGCGGACCTGTCCACCCCGGTAGTCGAAAACCCGGAGTACCCGCCGCTGCGGATCACCGCGCCGTACGTGGAGCGGCTCGAGGCGTGGTGCGACCACTACAACGAAAACCTGCCGGCCCTGACCTCGTTCATCCTGCCCGGTGGCACCGCGCTGTCCGCGCTGCTGCATGTCGCGCGAACCGTGACCCGGCGGGCTGAGCGGTCCGCATGGGTCGCGGTGAAGGCCTACCCCGACACCATCAGCCCCCTACCGGCGCGCTACCTCAACCGGCTTTCCGACCTGTTGTTCATCCTGTCGCGGGTGGCCAATCCCGAGGGCGACGTGCTGTGGCAGCCCGGCGGCGCGAAAGCCGAAGGGCCCACGCAGAAATAG
- the murA gene encoding UDP-N-acetylglucosamine 1-carboxyvinyltransferase, which yields MGERFLVTGGNRLAGEVAVGGAKNSVLKLMAASLLAEGTTTITNCPDILDVPLMAEVLRGLGANVELDGSIVRITSPDEPKFEADFAAVRQFRASVCVLGPLVGRLKRARVALPGGDAIGSRPLDMHQAGLRQLGADCTIEHGCVVATAERLHGAEIQLEFPSVGATENILMAAVVADGVTTIHNAAREPDVVDLCEMLCQMGAEIEGAGTSTLTITGVPRLYPTEHRVIGDRIVAATWGIAAAMTRGDIAVTGVDPAHLQLVLHKLHDAGATVTQHDNGFRVVQYERPKAANMATLPFPGFPTDLQPMAIALASIADGTSMITENVFEARFRFVEEMIRLGADARTDGHHAVVRGIPQLSSAPVWCSDIRAGAGLVLAGLVADGETEVHDVFHIDRGYPLFVENLARLGAEIERV from the coding sequence GTGGGCGAGCGTTTCTTGGTGACCGGCGGCAACCGGTTGGCTGGTGAAGTCGCCGTCGGGGGTGCCAAGAACAGCGTCCTCAAGCTGATGGCCGCGAGTCTGCTGGCCGAAGGCACCACGACGATCACGAATTGCCCCGATATTCTCGATGTGCCACTGATGGCGGAGGTCCTTCGCGGCCTCGGCGCCAACGTGGAACTCGACGGTTCGATCGTGCGTATCACCTCACCCGACGAGCCGAAGTTCGAAGCCGACTTCGCTGCGGTGCGTCAGTTCCGCGCGTCGGTATGCGTGCTCGGCCCGCTGGTGGGGCGCCTCAAGCGGGCCCGGGTCGCGCTGCCGGGTGGTGACGCGATCGGATCGCGTCCGCTCGACATGCATCAGGCGGGACTGCGCCAGCTCGGTGCCGACTGCACGATCGAGCACGGCTGTGTGGTGGCTACCGCCGAGCGGCTGCATGGTGCGGAAATCCAGCTCGAGTTCCCGTCGGTGGGAGCGACCGAGAACATTCTGATGGCGGCGGTGGTGGCCGACGGCGTCACAACGATTCACAACGCGGCGCGCGAACCGGACGTCGTCGACCTCTGCGAGATGCTCTGTCAGATGGGCGCCGAGATCGAAGGCGCCGGAACGTCGACGCTGACGATCACCGGAGTCCCGCGGCTGTATCCGACCGAACACCGGGTGATCGGGGACCGGATTGTTGCCGCGACGTGGGGGATCGCTGCCGCGATGACTCGCGGTGACATCGCGGTGACCGGCGTCGACCCGGCGCACCTGCAGCTCGTGCTGCACAAGCTGCACGACGCCGGCGCGACCGTAACCCAGCACGACAACGGCTTCCGGGTGGTGCAGTACGAGCGCCCGAAGGCCGCCAACATGGCGACGCTGCCGTTCCCGGGCTTTCCGACGGACCTGCAGCCGATGGCGATCGCGCTGGCATCGATCGCCGATGGAACGTCGATGATCACCGAGAACGTCTTCGAGGCGAGGTTCCGGTTCGTCGAGGAGATGATCCGGCTCGGTGCCGACGCCCGAACCGATGGCCACCACGCGGTGGTGCGCGGAATCCCGCAGCTGTCGAGTGCGCCGGTGTGGTGCTCGGACATCCGCGCCGGCGCCGGTTTGGTGCTCGCGGGGCTGGTGGCGGACGGCGAAACCGAAGTTCACGACGTGTTCCACATCGACCGGGGCTACCCGTTGTTCGTGGAGAATCTGGCGCGACTTGGAGCTGAGATAGAACGCGTGTAA
- a CDS encoding acetyl-CoA C-acetyltransferase: MTTSVIVAGARTPIGKLMGSLKDFSGSDLGAIAIRGALEKAGVPASLVEYVIMGQVLTAGAGQMPARQAAVAAGIGWDVPALSINKMCLSGIDSIALADQLIRAGEFDVVVAGGQESMTKAPHLLVNSREGYKYGDVTVLDHMAYDGLHDVFTDQPMGALTEQRNDTDKFTRAEQDEFAATSHQKAAAAWKDGVFADEVVPVKIPQRKGDPIEFTEDEGIRANTTAESLGGLKPAFRKDGTITAGSASQISDGGCAVVVMNKAKAQELGLTWLCEIGAHGVVAGPDSTLQSQPANAIKKAVAREGIGLDDLDVIEINEAFSAVALASTRELGVDADRVNRNGGAIAVGHPIGMSGARITLHAALELSRRGSGYAVAALCGAGGQGDALILRAG, encoded by the coding sequence ATGACGACGTCGGTGATCGTTGCTGGAGCACGCACCCCCATCGGAAAGCTGATGGGTTCGCTGAAGGATTTCTCCGGGAGTGACCTGGGCGCAATCGCGATCCGGGGCGCCCTGGAGAAGGCGGGAGTGCCGGCGTCGCTGGTCGAGTACGTGATCATGGGCCAGGTCCTGACCGCCGGTGCCGGCCAGATGCCGGCCCGACAGGCCGCTGTGGCCGCCGGTATCGGCTGGGATGTGCCCGCCCTGAGCATCAACAAGATGTGCCTGTCGGGCATCGATTCGATCGCCCTGGCCGATCAGCTGATCCGGGCCGGTGAGTTCGACGTCGTCGTCGCGGGCGGCCAGGAATCGATGACCAAGGCCCCGCACCTGCTGGTCAACAGCCGTGAGGGCTACAAGTACGGCGACGTCACCGTGCTCGACCACATGGCCTACGACGGCTTGCATGACGTCTTCACCGACCAACCGATGGGCGCGCTGACCGAGCAGCGCAACGACACCGACAAGTTCACCCGCGCCGAGCAGGACGAATTCGCTGCCACCTCGCACCAGAAGGCCGCCGCGGCCTGGAAGGACGGGGTATTCGCCGACGAGGTCGTGCCGGTCAAGATTCCGCAGCGCAAGGGCGACCCGATCGAGTTCACCGAGGACGAGGGCATCCGGGCCAACACCACGGCCGAGTCGCTGGGGGGACTCAAGCCCGCGTTCCGCAAGGACGGAACCATCACGGCCGGCTCGGCGTCCCAGATCTCTGACGGCGGTTGCGCCGTCGTGGTGATGAACAAGGCCAAGGCGCAGGAGCTCGGGCTGACGTGGCTGTGCGAGATCGGCGCCCATGGTGTCGTCGCGGGCCCGGATTCGACGCTGCAGTCCCAGCCCGCCAACGCGATCAAGAAGGCCGTCGCCCGGGAGGGCATTGGGCTCGACGACCTCGATGTTATTGAGATCAACGAGGCGTTCTCCGCGGTCGCGCTGGCCTCGACCCGCGAGCTCGGCGTGGACGCCGACCGGGTCAACCGCAACGGTGGTGCCATCGCCGTCGGCCATCCGATCGGTATGTCGGGCGCGCGCATCACGCTGCACGCGGCGCTGGAGCTCTCCCGGCGCGGCTCGGGCTACGCCGTGGCCGCCTTGTGCGGTGCGGGCGGCCAGGGCGACGCGCTGATCCTGCGCGCCGGCTAG
- a CDS encoding DNA-3-methyladenine glycosylase 2 family protein: MHDDFDRCYRAVQSKDSRFDGWFVTAVKTTGIYCRPSCPVRLPLARNVSFYPSSAAAQRAGFRACKRCRPDASPGSPEWNVRGDAVARAMRLIGDGAVDREGVTGLAGRVGYTARQLERMLQAEVGAGPLALARAQRVQTARVLIETTDMAFSDIAFAAGFASIRQFNDTIRAACDTTPTALRDKASRRSWADAAPGGQALSLRLPVRTPFAYEGVFGHLAATAVPGCEEVRDGAYRRTLRLPSGYGVVSLTPQPDHVRCTLVLEQVKDLATAIARCRRLLDLDADPEAVIDVLGADADLRAVVAKAPGQRIPRTVDEEELTVRAVLGQQVSTKAARTHAGRLVAAYGTPVSDPHGGLTHTFPSTAQLSDIDPAHLAMPAARRRTLTGLIAALGSGELTVNPGCDWQKTRQQLLALPGIGPWTAEIVAMRGLGDPDAFPASDLGVRLAAEQLGLAGDVRALTAHSARWRPWRSYAVQHLWTTLNHSVNHWPPKETT; encoded by the coding sequence GTGCATGACGATTTCGACCGCTGCTACCGCGCCGTCCAGTCCAAGGACTCGCGGTTCGACGGCTGGTTCGTCACAGCGGTCAAGACCACCGGCATCTACTGCCGGCCCAGTTGCCCGGTGCGGTTGCCGCTGGCCCGCAACGTGAGTTTCTACCCCAGCTCGGCGGCCGCCCAGCGAGCGGGCTTCCGGGCCTGCAAGCGCTGCCGGCCCGATGCCTCGCCGGGATCGCCGGAGTGGAACGTCCGCGGCGACGCGGTCGCCCGGGCGATGCGGCTGATCGGTGACGGCGCGGTGGACCGCGAAGGCGTCACCGGCCTGGCCGGGCGGGTGGGCTACACCGCCCGCCAGCTCGAGCGGATGCTCCAGGCCGAAGTGGGCGCAGGACCGCTGGCCCTGGCCCGGGCCCAGCGGGTGCAGACGGCCCGGGTGCTCATCGAGACCACCGATATGGCATTCAGCGACATCGCGTTCGCGGCGGGCTTCGCCAGCATCCGACAGTTCAATGACACCATTCGAGCAGCCTGTGACACCACGCCGACAGCACTGCGGGACAAGGCTTCTCGCCGGTCCTGGGCCGACGCGGCACCAGGCGGCCAGGCTCTGTCGCTGCGACTACCGGTTCGTACGCCGTTCGCCTACGAGGGTGTGTTCGGCCACCTCGCCGCGACCGCCGTGCCGGGTTGTGAAGAGGTGCGCGACGGCGCCTACCGCCGGACGCTGCGCCTGCCATCGGGCTACGGGGTGGTGAGCCTGACACCGCAACCCGATCACGTGCGCTGCACGCTGGTCCTCGAGCAGGTGAAGGACCTGGCGACGGCCATCGCCCGGTGCCGGCGGTTGCTGGACCTCGACGCCGATCCCGAGGCCGTGATCGACGTATTGGGCGCCGACGCGGACTTGCGGGCAGTGGTCGCCAAGGCGCCCGGGCAGCGGATTCCGCGGACGGTCGACGAAGAGGAACTGACGGTACGGGCCGTACTCGGCCAGCAGGTGTCGACCAAGGCGGCGCGGACCCACGCGGGCCGGCTGGTGGCCGCCTACGGCACGCCGGTGAGCGACCCGCATGGCGGGCTGACGCACACCTTCCCGAGCACCGCACAGCTGTCCGATATCGACCCGGCGCATCTGGCGATGCCGGCAGCCCGCCGACGGACGCTGACCGGGCTGATCGCGGCCCTGGGCAGCGGCGAGCTGACAGTGAATCCCGGGTGCGACTGGCAAAAGACACGTCAGCAGCTGCTGGCGCTGCCCGGGATCGGCCCGTGGACGGCTGAAATCGTCGCGATGCGAGGGCTGGGTGATCCCGACGCCTTCCCGGCCAGCGACCTCGGTGTGCGGCTTGCGGCCGAACAGCTGGGTCTGGCCGGCGACGTGCGGGCGCTGACCGCACACAGTGCACGCTGGCGACCATGGCGGTCATACGCCGTGCAGCATCTATGGACAACTCTGAACCACTCTGTGAATCACTGGCCACCGAAGGAGACGACGTGA
- a CDS encoding DUF3817 domain-containing protein — protein sequence MTSTFDIRSTAGRFRLVALTEAVTWVGLLVGMYFKYLGSPRTEIGVKVFGMAHGLVFIAFVITALLAGIAYKWGAFTWLLALLGSIVPLGSVIFLIWADRTAKLNAAVAPAASGQPLDSASSAT from the coding sequence ATGACGAGCACTTTCGACATCCGCAGTACGGCCGGACGGTTCCGGCTGGTGGCGCTGACCGAAGCGGTGACCTGGGTTGGCCTGCTGGTGGGGATGTACTTCAAGTACCTGGGCAGCCCGCGCACCGAGATCGGGGTCAAGGTCTTCGGGATGGCCCACGGGTTGGTGTTCATCGCGTTTGTGATCACTGCTCTCTTGGCCGGGATCGCCTACAAGTGGGGCGCGTTCACGTGGTTGCTGGCGTTGCTGGGAAGCATCGTGCCGCTCGGGAGTGTGATTTTCCTCATATGGGCTGATCGCACCGCCAAATTGAACGCTGCAGTGGCTCCTGCGGCTTCGGGTCAGCCACTCGATTCGGCGTCGTCGGCGACGTGA
- a CDS encoding tetratricopeptide repeat protein produces the protein MTRPRPQIGPALAAGAVDLSGLKQRSQQPAGGATAPSGGVEVTEANFEAEVLVRSGQVPVVVLLWSPRSDSSVQLGDVLGALVADDNGKWSLATVNVDVVPRVAQMFGIEAVPTVVALAGGQPLASFQGPQPPEQLRRWVDSLLQATAGKLAGSADSEEEAAVDPALAQARELLEAGDFAAAATAYQAILDADPQHAEAKGALRQMTFLQRATAHRPDAVALADAAPDDIEAAFAAADVQILNQDVVPAFDRLITLVRKTSDDDRTKVRTRLIELFDLFDPADPDVITGRRNLANALY, from the coding sequence GTGACGCGTCCACGCCCCCAGATCGGCCCGGCCCTGGCCGCCGGTGCCGTCGACCTGTCCGGCCTCAAGCAACGTTCCCAGCAGCCCGCCGGCGGTGCGACCGCGCCCAGCGGCGGGGTCGAGGTCACCGAGGCGAATTTCGAAGCCGAGGTGCTGGTTCGGTCCGGCCAGGTGCCGGTCGTCGTTCTGCTCTGGTCGCCGCGCAGCGACTCCTCGGTGCAACTCGGCGACGTACTGGGCGCGCTGGTTGCCGACGACAACGGAAAATGGTCGCTTGCGACGGTGAATGTCGACGTGGTGCCCCGGGTGGCGCAGATGTTCGGCATCGAAGCGGTGCCCACGGTGGTGGCGTTGGCCGGCGGCCAGCCACTGGCCAGCTTTCAGGGCCCGCAGCCGCCCGAGCAGTTGCGTCGCTGGGTCGACTCGCTGCTGCAGGCGACGGCCGGAAAGCTCGCGGGCTCAGCTGATTCCGAGGAGGAGGCTGCCGTCGACCCGGCACTGGCCCAGGCGCGTGAATTGCTCGAGGCCGGCGACTTCGCGGCCGCGGCCACCGCGTATCAGGCCATCCTCGATGCCGATCCGCAGCACGCCGAAGCCAAGGGTGCCCTGCGCCAGATGACGTTCCTGCAGCGCGCGACCGCGCACCGGCCGGACGCTGTGGCGCTCGCCGATGCGGCTCCCGATGACATCGAGGCGGCCTTCGCCGCCGCCGACGTCCAGATTCTCAATCAGGACGTCGTCCCGGCCTTCGACCGGTTGATCACGTTGGTGCGCAAGACATCCGATGACGATCGCACCAAAGTGCGCACCCGGCTGATCGAGCTGTTCGATCTGTTCGACCCCGCCGACCCGGACGTGATCACCGGTCGGCGCAACCTGGCCAACGCGCTGTACTAG
- a CDS encoding adenylate/guanylate cyclase domain-containing protein — protein MTSHPSLAQRLGRVLERVTRQSGRLAGAPAYGSLILGRVSESPARRRVRIQTLVTVSLLTVNVIGILVAALLVSVAYPVPSVFDDVPPWLTYGVAPAYAAAALAFGSWWITTRTVNDLRWAAEGRPPTLVDQRNAFFTPWRVAMAQLALWTVGTVAFTILYGLFDTEFIPRILLVTGFSGVLVSTSAYLATEFALRPVAALALAAGPPPHRLAPGIMGRTMTVWMLGSGVPVIGIGLSALISLVLDNLTKTQLEVAILITSSVTLVFGFMLMWILAWITATPVRAVRAALKRVEDGDLKASVVVFDGTELGELQRGFNSMVAGLRERERVRDLFGRHVGREVAAAAELQRPQLGGEERHVAVLFVDIVGSTKLVGTLPPIEVVERLNRFFAVIVDEVNTHNGLLNKFEGDATLAIFGAPVTLDNPEDDALAAARAIKQRLEHEVPECPAGLGVAAGQVVAGNVGAHERFEYTVIGGPVNEAARLSELAKFTEGRLLVTASTVESAGEQERKHWVLGDEVMLRGYEEPTRLAVPA, from the coding sequence ATGACTTCCCACCCGAGCCTCGCGCAGCGACTGGGCAGGGTTCTGGAACGGGTGACCCGACAGAGCGGCCGGCTGGCCGGCGCACCGGCCTACGGCTCGCTGATTCTGGGGCGGGTCAGCGAAAGCCCGGCCCGCCGCCGGGTCCGGATCCAGACGTTGGTCACCGTGTCACTGCTGACAGTGAATGTCATCGGCATCCTGGTGGCGGCGCTGCTGGTCAGCGTGGCCTATCCGGTGCCCAGCGTGTTCGACGACGTGCCCCCGTGGCTCACCTACGGCGTGGCGCCCGCCTACGCCGCCGCTGCTCTCGCGTTCGGCAGCTGGTGGATCACCACCCGCACCGTCAACGACCTCCGGTGGGCCGCCGAGGGGCGGCCACCGACACTGGTCGATCAGCGCAACGCCTTCTTCACCCCGTGGCGCGTCGCGATGGCCCAGTTGGCGCTGTGGACGGTGGGCACGGTGGCCTTCACGATCCTCTACGGGCTCTTCGACACCGAGTTCATCCCGCGGATCTTGCTCGTCACGGGCTTCTCCGGGGTGCTGGTCTCCACCAGCGCCTACCTGGCCACCGAGTTCGCGCTGCGTCCCGTCGCCGCGCTGGCCCTGGCGGCGGGACCGCCGCCGCACCGGTTGGCGCCCGGGATCATGGGCCGGACGATGACGGTGTGGATGCTGGGCTCCGGCGTTCCGGTGATCGGCATCGGGCTGAGCGCCCTGATCTCACTGGTTTTGGACAATCTGACGAAGACGCAGCTGGAGGTCGCGATCCTGATCACCTCATCGGTCACGCTGGTGTTCGGCTTCATGCTGATGTGGATTCTGGCGTGGATCACCGCGACGCCGGTGCGGGCGGTGCGCGCGGCGCTCAAGCGCGTCGAGGACGGCGATCTCAAGGCCAGCGTGGTCGTGTTCGACGGCACCGAACTCGGCGAGCTGCAACGGGGTTTCAACTCGATGGTGGCCGGACTCCGGGAGCGGGAACGGGTGCGCGATCTGTTCGGCCGCCACGTCGGCCGCGAGGTCGCCGCGGCGGCCGAGCTGCAGCGCCCCCAGCTCGGGGGCGAAGAGCGCCATGTGGCAGTGCTTTTCGTCGATATCGTCGGATCAACGAAACTGGTCGGCACCCTGCCCCCGATCGAGGTGGTCGAGCGGCTGAACCGGTTCTTCGCCGTGATCGTCGACGAGGTGAACACGCACAACGGGCTGCTCAACAAGTTCGAAGGCGATGCGACGTTGGCGATCTTCGGCGCCCCCGTCACTCTCGACAACCCCGAAGACGACGCGCTGGCCGCGGCCCGCGCGATCAAGCAGCGCCTCGAGCACGAGGTGCCTGAGTGCCCGGCGGGCCTGGGGGTGGCGGCCGGTCAGGTGGTGGCCGGCAACGTCGGCGCCCACGAGCGATTCGAGTACACGGTGATCGGTGGACCAGTCAATGAAGCGGCACGCCTGTCGGAGCTGGCGAAATTCACCGAGGGCCGGTTGCTGGTCACCGCGTCGACGGTCGAGTCCGCTGGCGAACAGGAGCGCAAGCACTGGGTCCTCGGCGACGAGGTGATGTTGCGCGGCTACGAAGAGCCGACCCGGCTGGCCGTGCCGGCGTGA